The following proteins are encoded in a genomic region of Haloarcula marina:
- the dph5 gene encoding diphthine synthase gives MLTFVGLGLYDEQSVTVAGREAIRNADRVFAEFYTSRLVGTDLESLEAYHDTTIEVRDRAGVEQDPDPILDAAETENVVFLTAGDTMVSTTHTDLRLRAADRGIETHVIHGTTAQTAAASLTGLQNYRFGKATTLPFEKAHGGDGVPDSVVRTIEDNQSRDLHTLVYLDIKVDDPHWDDGDDTYMTADHAATLLAEEFPDTLAVVVARAGGPDTAVAADTLSALADRSFGSPLHLLVIPGSLHLIEEEALTALADAP, from the coding sequence ATGCTCACTTTCGTCGGTCTCGGCCTCTACGACGAACAGTCGGTCACCGTCGCCGGGCGCGAGGCGATACGGAACGCCGACCGCGTGTTCGCCGAGTTCTACACCAGCCGTCTCGTGGGGACGGACCTCGAATCGCTGGAAGCGTACCACGACACGACCATCGAGGTCCGCGACCGCGCGGGCGTCGAACAGGACCCCGACCCGATTCTCGACGCCGCCGAGACGGAGAACGTCGTCTTCCTGACCGCTGGCGACACGATGGTCTCGACCACCCACACCGACCTGCGCCTCCGGGCCGCCGACCGCGGCATCGAGACGCACGTCATCCACGGGACGACCGCCCAGACCGCCGCCGCGTCGCTGACCGGCCTCCAGAACTACCGGTTCGGGAAGGCGACGACGCTCCCCTTCGAAAAGGCCCACGGCGGCGACGGCGTTCCCGACAGCGTCGTTCGGACCATCGAAGACAACCAGTCTCGCGACCTTCACACCCTCGTCTATCTCGACATCAAGGTCGACGACCCGCACTGGGACGACGGCGACGACACCTACATGACGGCGGACCACGCCGCAACGCTCCTCGCCGAGGAATTTCCGGACACGCTCGCCGTCGTCGTCGCGCGGGCTGGCGGTCCCGATACGGCCGTGGCCGCCGACACGCTCTCGGCGCTGGCCGACCGGTCGTTCGGATCACCGCTACATCTCCTGGTGATACCCGGTTCGCTACATCTGATAGAAGAGGAAGCGCTCACCGCGCTCGCTGACGCACCGTAG
- the artA gene encoding archaeosortase A — protein MDSAVLQSSVTLGGATFDPLVWSEPLMWLVLAAFLGSAMLHRVDEAWARRIAVGGWVLFAAFWLVLIPHFALTQKSLIEGVGSLAAVPLSMYAGYLLWNGRDSLFVLTRAVGLMGVVYVPFIAVDPLRQWIVELVTDQTAYLISLVGADPIVVEGFSHNGIEIATKEYPYESTFWFDHEEGPITYNILLACTGMGSMSIFAGGILAVSAPWRRKLRALAVTIPVIYVLNLFRNVFIAVSFGQQRMQWFEGLVMSLFGLSDPRMVSYYIADRILAQTGSVVVLVVITWLLVRELPEITVLVEDLLFLVTGTEYDLQSAFDTDAEGEDGSAVAGDD, from the coding sequence ATGGATTCGGCAGTGCTCCAGTCCAGCGTCACGCTCGGCGGGGCGACGTTCGACCCGCTCGTGTGGTCGGAACCGCTCATGTGGCTGGTTCTCGCGGCGTTTCTCGGGAGTGCAATGCTCCACCGAGTCGACGAGGCGTGGGCGCGACGCATCGCCGTCGGCGGATGGGTCCTCTTCGCGGCGTTCTGGCTCGTTCTGATTCCGCACTTCGCGCTGACACAGAAGAGTCTCATCGAGGGGGTCGGAAGCCTCGCCGCGGTACCGCTGTCGATGTACGCTGGCTATCTCCTCTGGAACGGACGGGACTCACTGTTCGTCCTCACGCGAGCGGTGGGACTGATGGGCGTCGTGTACGTCCCGTTCATCGCCGTCGACCCGCTTCGACAGTGGATTGTCGAACTCGTCACCGACCAGACGGCGTATCTCATCTCGCTGGTCGGAGCGGACCCGATCGTCGTCGAGGGATTCTCGCACAACGGTATCGAAATCGCGACGAAGGAGTACCCCTACGAGAGCACGTTCTGGTTCGACCACGAGGAGGGGCCGATTACGTACAACATCCTGCTCGCGTGTACCGGGATGGGTAGCATGTCTATCTTCGCGGGCGGTATCCTCGCCGTCTCCGCGCCGTGGCGGCGGAAGCTCCGCGCGCTGGCGGTCACGATTCCGGTCATCTACGTGCTGAACCTGTTCCGGAACGTGTTCATCGCCGTCTCGTTCGGTCAACAGCGGATGCAGTGGTTCGAGGGACTCGTCATGTCCCTGTTCGGACTGAGCGACCCGCGGATGGTGTCGTACTACATCGCCGACCGCATCCTCGCACAGACCGGGTCGGTCGTGGTACTCGTCGTCATCACGTGGTTGCTCGTCCGCGAACTACCTGAGATAACCGTGCTCGTGGAGGACCTCCTGTTCCTCGTGACCGGAACGGAGTACGACCTCCAGAGCGCGTTCGATACGGACGCAGAAGGCGAGGACGGGTCGGCGGTAGCTGGCGACGACTGA